Proteins encoded together in one Impatiens glandulifera chromosome 1, dImpGla2.1, whole genome shotgun sequence window:
- the LOC124944348 gene encoding zinc finger MYM-type protein 1-like produces the protein MRGQGYDGASNMCGSWNGLQALFLKECSCAYYVHCFAHRLQLALIAAAEKEVSIWLFFSKLNSICNLINASPKRHAELHSAQRNEIAHMVATGERDTGRGCNQIGNLLRPGKTRWSSNFDSLCSMVDMYGSVITVLENMVDEGSSNSIRGEASGLLIAMKSFDFIFILHLMKRIMGLTNLLCRALQERSLDILNAMEYVLTTKTLLHVLREQGFDILLSCVEEVSKKYDIEIPQMEACYKSSRSRSCQQKDSITVKHHYQFDVFVAAIDFQIEELNSRFKDEAVKLLKLSGALEPKDNFKLLNVDHIYQLAEKFYHLDFDAQDLHHLRTQLAHYEFDMPVNERFQNLSTISELCRRLVETNKSKTYNLIDRLIRLVLTLPVSTATTERAFSAMKLVKTTLCNKMEEEFLTDSMIVYIERELSENIDNDTIIKEFYSKKNRRAQLQ, from the exons ATGAGGGGACAAGGATACGATGGTGCTAGCAATATGTGTGGCTCTTGGAATGGATTACAGGCTCTTTTTTTGAAAGAATGTTCATGTGCATATTATGTACATTGTTTTGCTCACCGGCTTCAACTAGCATTAATTGCGGCTGCCGAAAAAGAGGTATctatttggttatttttttcGAAATTGAATTCTATATGTAATCTTATTAATGCATCTCCTAAACGTCATGCCGAGTTACATTCTGCTCAAAGAAATGAAATTGCACATATGGTAGCTACTGGTGAACGTGATACCGGTAGAGGTTGTAATCAAATTGGAAATTTATTACGTCCAGGAAAGACTCGTTGGAGTTCTAATTTTGACTCACTTTGTAGCATGGTTGATATGTATGGCTCTGTGATCACTGTTTTAGAAAATATGGTGGATGAGGGGTCTTCTAACTCCATTCGTGGTGAAGCTAGTGGTTTGTTGATTGCGATGAAGTCTTTTGATTTCATATTCATtctacacttaatgaaaaggaTAATGGGATTAACAAATCTACTTTGTCGAGCATTGCAAGAGAGAtctctagatattttaaatGCAATGGAGTATGTTTTAACTACTAAAACTTTGCTTCATGTTTTGAGAGAGCAAGGGTTTGATATTTTACTCAGTTGCGTGGAAGAAGTTTCTAAAAAGTATGACATTGAAATACCTCAGATGGAAGCTTGTTACAAATCTAGTAGAAGTCGTTCTTGTCAACAAAAGGATTCGATTACAGTTAAGCACCACTATCAATTTGATGTATTTGTTGCTGCAATAGATTTTCAAATTGAAGAGCTCAATAGTAGATTCAAGGACGAGGCAGTCAAACTTCTTAAGCTCAGTGGTGCTTTGGAACCTAAAGACAACTTTAAACTTCTTAATGTTGATCACATCTATCAACTTGCTGAGAAATTCTATCATCTAGATTTTGATGCACAAGATTTGCACCACTTGAGAACACAATTGGCTCACTATGAGTTTGACATGCCCGTCAATGAAAGATTTCAGAATTTATCAACTATTTCTGAATTATGTCGAAGATTAGTTGAGACAAATAAGTCAAAAACCTACAATTTGATCGATAG GTTGATTCGTCTTGTTTTAACTCTTCCCGTTTCTACAGCAACAACAGAACGAGCATTTTCAGCTATGAAGCTCGTGAAAACAACTCTTTGTAACAAGATGGAAGAAGAGTTTTTAACAGATTCTATGATCGTCTATATTGAACGAGAGTTGTCTGAAAACATTGATAATGATacaataattaaagaattttattCTAAGAAGAATAGAAGGGCACAACTTCAATAA